From a single Candidatus Anaeroferrophillus wilburensis genomic region:
- a CDS encoding DUF4212 domain-containing protein, whose translation MTEDQYHINIFKPRTEFMKTETTYIWLMLVIWALGTFGFQILLKLVQEDAVGQSFLTRMKFLGFPFHYWWTGQFMIIVYILLCIWFNILVDGLEERHGKADI comes from the coding sequence ATGACTGAGGACCAGTATCACATCAATATCTTCAAACCCCGGACCGAGTTCATGAAGACCGAGACGACCTATATCTGGCTCATGCTGGTCATCTGGGCGCTGGGGACCTTCGGGTTTCAGATTCTGCTGAAGCTGGTGCAGGAAGACGCGGTTGGCCAGAGCTTCCTGACCCGGATGAAATTTCTCGGTTTCCCGTTCCATTACTGGTGGACCGGGCAGTTCATGATCATCGTCTACATCCTGCTGTGCATCTGGTTCAACATCCTGGTTGATGGTCTGGAAGAGCGGCATGGCAAAGCGGATATCTAG
- a CDS encoding CBS domain-containing protein: MKVHEVMNTEVVTAQPDSRVCDIIELFHLKNITGVPVVEDGRVVGVISKKDILPLVASFDVDYETLERLKETCTYKVADYMQREVINVPPVEPVESCAMIMINNNINRLPVMEDGALVGIVTRGDILKALASCGGCEL; this comes from the coding sequence ATGAAGGTTCATGAAGTGATGAATACCGAAGTGGTAACGGCCCAGCCGGACAGCCGCGTCTGCGATATTATCGAACTTTTTCACCTGAAGAACATTACCGGTGTACCGGTGGTCGAAGACGGCCGGGTGGTGGGAGTCATCTCCAAAAAAGATATCCTGCCGCTGGTGGCCTCCTTCGACGTCGACTACGAAACTCTGGAAAGACTGAAGGAAACCTGCACCTACAAGGTTGCCGACTACATGCAGCGGGAGGTCATCAATGTGCCGCCGGTGGAGCCGGTTGAATCCTGCGCCATGATCATGATCAACAACAATATCAACCGCCTGCCGGTGATGGAAGACGGCGCACTGGTGGGCATCGTCACCCGCGGCGATATCCTCAAGGCACTGGCCAGCTGCGGCGGCTGCGAACTATAG
- a CDS encoding VC_2705 family sodium/solute symporter, with protein MGVETGFKLGPAIILAIVLACFVGIGVGHKAKDQDDYWAAGRGIGRIGAGAAIASNWMSAASFLGMAGLLYLKGYFALAYILGWTGGYVMLLVLMAGQIRRFGKYTAADFIGDRFESQGARIIAALTAIIISLTYSIAQYKGIALMFSWVFGFNYATSVIVGTAVVLAYIIIAGMLGATKNMQFQYVIIITAFIFPLVFIARKLGYFFLIPEIGYGAAVYDIGNLYANAANIGKGAATAIAPELAEQIAAANVKYVAPWGVSGTYKWIALCFTMMVGTAGLPHVLSRFYVVPNTRDARWSVVWGLFFIGLLYWSSPAYAAFARVMAAKAGMVPKKELADAIVVLAAERAGLPQWFCGYLAAGAISAAFSTVSGLLLAAGSAASHDIYYRVINPNASENARMMVSKVAVFALGLIVIAFALKPFALIAQIVAMAFAIAGNTIFPTFLLGVWWSRSNKYGCIAGMLVGLFLTAFFFFWGKGAGKGTWLSELIPFTSSSLILMPVAFFTNIIVSMATEPPSVEIRKYLCEKVHGVKYE; from the coding sequence ATGGGAGTTGAAACTGGATTTAAACTGGGACCGGCTATTATTCTGGCGATCGTCCTGGCTTGTTTTGTTGGTATTGGTGTCGGCCATAAGGCCAAGGACCAGGATGACTACTGGGCGGCCGGCCGCGGCATCGGCCGGATCGGTGCCGGCGCTGCCATCGCCAGTAACTGGATGAGCGCGGCCAGCTTTCTCGGCATGGCCGGTCTGCTCTATCTGAAGGGTTATTTCGCTCTGGCCTACATCCTCGGCTGGACCGGCGGCTACGTCATGCTGCTGGTGCTGATGGCCGGCCAGATCCGCCGCTTCGGCAAATACACCGCCGCCGATTTCATCGGTGACCGTTTCGAATCGCAGGGTGCACGGATTATCGCCGCCCTGACCGCGATCATCATTTCCTTAACCTACTCCATCGCCCAGTACAAAGGCATCGCCCTGATGTTCAGCTGGGTGTTCGGCTTCAATTATGCCACCTCGGTCATCGTTGGTACGGCCGTTGTGCTGGCCTACATCATCATCGCCGGGATGCTCGGGGCCACCAAGAATATGCAGTTCCAGTATGTAATTATCATTACGGCCTTTATCTTCCCGCTGGTTTTCATCGCCAGGAAGCTGGGGTATTTCTTCCTGATCCCGGAGATAGGCTACGGCGCCGCAGTGTATGACATCGGCAACCTCTATGCCAACGCCGCCAATATCGGCAAAGGCGCCGCCACTGCCATCGCCCCGGAGCTGGCGGAGCAGATTGCGGCCGCCAACGTCAAGTATGTCGCTCCCTGGGGCGTGAGTGGCACCTACAAGTGGATTGCCCTGTGCTTCACCATGATGGTGGGTACCGCCGGTCTGCCGCACGTACTGTCCCGCTTCTACGTTGTGCCCAACACCCGTGACGCCCGCTGGTCGGTGGTCTGGGGCCTGTTCTTCATCGGTCTGCTCTACTGGAGTTCGCCGGCGTACGCCGCCTTCGCCAGGGTCATGGCCGCTAAAGCGGGTATGGTGCCGAAGAAGGAACTGGCCGATGCCATCGTCGTTCTGGCCGCCGAACGTGCCGGTCTGCCCCAGTGGTTCTGCGGCTACCTGGCTGCCGGTGCCATTTCGGCTGCCTTCTCCACGGTTTCCGGTCTGCTGCTGGCTGCCGGTTCCGCGGCGTCCCATGACATCTACTACCGGGTCATCAACCCGAACGCCTCGGAAAATGCCCGCATGATGGTGTCCAAGGTTGCCGTGTTCGCTCTCGGTCTGATTGTTATTGCCTTCGCCCTGAAGCCGTTTGCCCTCATCGCCCAGATCGTCGCCATGGCTTTTGCCATTGCCGGGAACACCATTTTCCCCACCTTCCTCCTGGGAGTCTGGTGGAGCCGTTCCAATAAGTACGGCTGTATCGCCGGTATGCTGGTGGGCCTGTTCCTGACTGCCTTCTTCTTCTTCTGGGGCAAAGGGGCCGGCAAGGGTACCTGGTTGTCAGAATTGATCCCGTTCACCTCTTCTTCGCTGATTCTGATGCCGGTTGCCTTCTTTACCAATATTATTGTTTCCATGGCGACCGAACCGCCGTCAGTGGAAATCCGCAAGTACCTCTGCGAGAAGGTGCATGGGGTGAAATACGAGTAA